The window ACGTGAACGATCACCTGGAGGCCCTGGCGGGCGGGGGTGTCCGCGCGGTGGTCATCATCCCGATCGGATTCGTCTCCGATCACATGGAGGTCGTGTGGGACCTCGACACTGAGGCGATCGCGACCGCCGAGCGTCTCGGCATCGTCGCGCGGCGGGCCGGGACCCCCGGCGTGGACCCACGCTTCGTGGCAGTCGTACGAGACCTGCTGCTGGAGCGCGCGGCCACCGAGCGGGGCGAGTCGCCCGAACGCTCGGCCGTAGGCGACCTCGGGGCCTATCCCGACCTTTGTCGTCCCGGCTGCTGCCCCAACCCGCGCGCGGACCTGCCTACGTTGGGTCAGTGCGAGGCGTCGGAGTGAACCCCGCCGATCCCGGCGAACTGCTCGCCTTGGCGAGGGACGTGGCACAACAGGCCGCGGTCTTCGTCGCCGAGCAGCGTACGCGTCCGGTCGAGGTCGCCGACACCAAGTCTTCGCCGATCGACATCGTCACGGCCGTCGACACCGCGACCGAAGCGATGATCCGGCGCCTGCTGCTCACGGCACGTCCAGGCGATGGCTTCTTGGGCGAGGAGGGTGGTGTCGAGTCCGGGGAGTCCGGCGTGACCTGGATCGTCGACCCGATCGACGGCACCGTGAACTATCTCTACGACCTCCCGCAGTACGCCGTCTCGATCGCCGCCCACCAGGGCGAACAGGTCGTTGCAGGGGTCGTCGTCAACGCCGCGACAGGGCAGACGTACGAGGCAACGCTCGGCGGTGGCGCCCGCTGCGATGGGCGTGACTTGGCGGTCAGCGAGGTGGGCCCGCTGTCGATGCGCCTGATCGCGACCGGCTTCGGCTACAGCCAGGACCTGCGTCAGGTGCAGGCGTCGGCGATCGCTCGTCTCCTGCCGCTCGTACGCGACATCCGCCGACTCGGGTCGTGTGCGTTGGATCTGTGTCTGCTCGCCAAGGGCGTCTTCGACGGCTACTTCGAGGAAGGTGTGCACGACTGGGACCACGCGGCGGCCGGACTCGTGGTGCGTGAAGCCGGCGGCAGGACCCTGCTCACCACGGGCCGCGGCGGTCAGGACCTGCTGATCGCCGGCCCCGCGAACGGCTTCGACGACCTCGTCGACGCACTGGTCGAGGCGGGCGCGCTGCCCGCCCACGCCGTGGCGACGGAATAGGAAACTGCCCGGATCTGTTGCGTGCTGGACAGCGTGCGGCGAGCCCCCCGTGCACAGACCGCGGGTGATGGTGCACAATCTGGCGCGCTGGCCCGGCAGAAGACGCTTTTCAGGAGACTTGTTATGGCTACCGATTACGACGCCCCTCGCAAGACCGAGGAAGAGCAGAACGAAGAGAGCATCGAAGAGCTCAAGGCGCGCCGGCATGACAAGAATTCCGGCAAGGTGGACGAGGACGAGGCCGAGGCGGCCGAGTCATTCGAGCTCCCCGGCGCCGACCTCTCCCACGAGGAACTCGCGGTCGAGGTGAAGCCCAAGCAGGAGGACGAGTTCACCTGCATGAGCTGCTTCCTGGTGCACCACCGCAGTCAACTGGCAGACGAGAAGAAGCTCATCTGCCGCGACTGCATCTGAGGCCTGATCAGGACGTCGCGGGCTCTGCGGAGTCCTTGTCCTGGGAGTCCTTCTTGAGTTCGGCCGGCAGGTGTCCGGTGGACTTCTCGTAATAGCGCGCCGCCTTGCGCGTGGCCATCATCCGCGCGATCGCGATCAAGGTGCCCGACAGGGCCGCCCACGCGACCGCCTCCCAGACGTCCACATCCGGGTCCGCCGGATTCGCCGGAGGATTCTTGCCGGTGGCCATCCGCCACGACGTGTTCACGCCCTTCTTGGCGACCGCGGCCGCACCGAGGGCAGCCGCCATCGAGAAGATGGTCCAGATCTTGGAACTCGAACCTGCCATGTGTCGCTGACCTCCTGAAGGAATGCGAATGGAGAAACCCTAACCACAGCCTCGCGGCGAGGTCAGGGGCGAGTAGGGGCTTTCGCCTCGGTGATCGCGGCTGCCAGGCGGTCGGGACGTCGAGTATTGATCAACCAATAGGGCGTGGGATCGGCCGGGTCCTCCAGCGGGATCCGCACCGCACGCTTGAGGTAGGGGCGCAGCAGGAAGTACGCCCGCGCATCAGCGTCGCGTCCGGCTGCCAACCGAGCCTCGTGCGCGTCCAAGGTTTCGGGCTCGCCGAGGAAGCGGACCTCGATGCGGGCCTGACCGGCACTCAGCACACCGTCCGCGACCCGGACACGCGCAGCGCCGTACGCCAAGAACAGCGCGCTCAACAGGGCCAGGGCGATCGCGCTGACGACCCAGGCGGCCGTGAGGGGCATGGCCACGATGACCGCCAGCCACAGGCTCGCGACCAGCATCGTGCCCTGGACCCACCACCGCAGGGGGACGGAGAGCCGCTCGTCGTAGGTCACGGCCGTCATCGTAGGTCGCGGTGTCGCGGTGGTATGCGGGTAGGGTCGATCAACGTGCCTGACAGCGTGACCGCCGCGGATCTGCAGATCCTGGTCCGGCGACTCGATCCAGACCTGCCGTTGCCGTCGTACGCCCATCCCGGTGACGCGGGTGCAGACCTGGTGACGACGATCGATATCGATCTGGCTCCCGGCGAGCGGGCTCTGATTCCGACGGGTATCGCGATTGCTTTGCCGGAGGGCTACGTGGCGCTGATCCATCCGCGTTCGGGCTTGGCGGCGCGACACGGAATCTCGATCGTGAACACGCCGGGAACCGTGGACGCGGGCTATCGGGGCGAGATCAAGGTGCTGCTGATCAACCATGACCGCACGGAGTCGGTGCAGTTGAGTCGTGGTGATCGGATCGCGCAGTTGGTGATCCAACGTTTCGAACGCGCCGCGTTCATCGCCGTGGACGACCTGCCGGACTCGTCGCGAGGTGCGGGCGGATACGGTTCTACGGGCGGGTTCGAGTCGGCGTAGCCGATCGCCCGCAACAGAGTTTGAGGAGAAGAGCAGTGAAGTTCCGTCGCAAGTCCGCCCCCGCATCGGCCGAGCCGGAGGCTCCCGCGGTCACCACCGCCGACGAGTTGAAGGGTGGCCCGCACGACAGTGCGGATGTGCACCTGGAGGAGGGGTCGTACGCCGACCTCGGCTCGCTGTGGATCCTGCCGCCCGAGGGGCGCGAGGTGCAGTTGCGTGTCGACGAGAACACCGGGGCCGTGGAGTCGATCATGGTGATCGGACCGGACGGTGCGCTGGAGTTGCGCGCCTTCGCGGCACCCCGATCCGGCGACCTCTGGGACGACGTCCGGCCGGAGATCGTGGCCGACATCGAGAGCCGTGGTGGTGAGTCCGCCGAACAGGAAGGCCCGCACGGGACCGAGTTGAACGTGCGACTCCAGGTCCAACTCCCCGACGGTCGCGTGGGCGAGCAGCGCTCACGGATGCTGGGCATCAACGGTCCGCGTTGGTTCCTGCGCGCGTCGTTCCTCGGTGCGCCCGCCATGGACGAGACCGCGGCGCAGGACTGGCTCGCGGTGCTCGACAACGTGATCGTGCACCGCGGCAAGGAGGCGATGCCGGTCGGCGAGGCGTTGCCGGTCGTCCTTCCCGACTCCGCGCGCCCGACATCCTGACGCAAGGCAACTACGATTCCGCCATGCCGACCAAGAGCCGCCTGCGCGCGACGATCAGCCGGTGGGCCAACAGCGCCGAACAGCACGACCGTGACCTGCGCATGGACCATCAGGACGGCGGCAACACGCCCGTGGCGCTGGCCCAGGACAGAGTGCCGGTCCAGATCCAGGGCACGCTGCGCACAGTCACGTTGCGCCCGCGAGGTGGCGTGCCCGCACTCGAAGCCGAGTTGTACGACGGGACGGGCGCCATCACGTTGGTCTGGCTCGGCCGTCGACGGATCGCGGGGATCGTGCCCGGGCGCGCCATCCGCGTGCGAGGGCGGATCGGCGTCCAGCACCGCGCGCGGGTGATCTTCAACCCCCGCTACGAGCTCGTCTCGTGACGTCGCAGCCCGAATCCGCACCCATCGTCGACACCGTCGAGGCGCTGGTCCGCAAGCAACTCTCCCAGGCACTCGGGGGTCGCCGCGGCATGCTCGAAGCGGCCGTCCCCACCGTGCTGTTCACGGCGACCTGGCTGACGACCAAGCACCTCAACCTGGCCCTCGGGATCTCCCTCGGTGCTGCCCTCGTCCTGCTCGCGGTTCGGTTGGTGCAG of the Nocardioides sp. genome contains:
- a CDS encoding inositol monophosphatase family protein; the encoded protein is MNPADPGELLALARDVAQQAAVFVAEQRTRPVEVADTKSSPIDIVTAVDTATEAMIRRLLLTARPGDGFLGEEGGVESGESGVTWIVDPIDGTVNYLYDLPQYAVSIAAHQGEQVVAGVVVNAATGQTYEATLGGGARCDGRDLAVSEVGPLSMRLIATGFGYSQDLRQVQASAIARLLPLVRDIRRLGSCALDLCLLAKGVFDGYFEEGVHDWDHAAAGLVVREAGGRTLLTTGRGGQDLLIAGPANGFDDLVDALVEAGALPAHAVATE
- a CDS encoding DUF4193 domain-containing protein — translated: MATDYDAPRKTEEEQNEESIEELKARRHDKNSGKVDEDEAEAAESFELPGADLSHEELAVEVKPKQEDEFTCMSCFLVHHRSQLADEKKLICRDCI
- a CDS encoding DUF4235 domain-containing protein, yielding MAGSSSKIWTIFSMAAALGAAAVAKKGVNTSWRMATGKNPPANPADPDVDVWEAVAWAALSGTLIAIARMMATRKAARYYEKSTGHLPAELKKDSQDKDSAEPATS
- a CDS encoding DUF3093 domain-containing protein encodes the protein MTAVTYDERLSVPLRWWVQGTMLVASLWLAVIVAMPLTAAWVVSAIALALLSALFLAYGAARVRVADGVLSAGQARIEVRFLGEPETLDAHEARLAAGRDADARAYFLLRPYLKRAVRIPLEDPADPTPYWLINTRRPDRLAAAITEAKAPTRP
- the dut gene encoding dUTP diphosphatase, whose translation is MPDSVTAADLQILVRRLDPDLPLPSYAHPGDAGADLVTTIDIDLAPGERALIPTGIAIALPEGYVALIHPRSGLAARHGISIVNTPGTVDAGYRGEIKVLLINHDRTESVQLSRGDRIAQLVIQRFERAAFIAVDDLPDSSRGAGGYGSTGGFESA
- a CDS encoding DUF3710 domain-containing protein, whose amino-acid sequence is MKFRRKSAPASAEPEAPAVTTADELKGGPHDSADVHLEEGSYADLGSLWILPPEGREVQLRVDENTGAVESIMVIGPDGALELRAFAAPRSGDLWDDVRPEIVADIESRGGESAEQEGPHGTELNVRLQVQLPDGRVGEQRSRMLGINGPRWFLRASFLGAPAMDETAAQDWLAVLDNVIVHRGKEAMPVGEALPVVLPDSARPTS
- a CDS encoding OB-fold nucleic acid binding domain-containing protein; this translates as MDHQDGGNTPVALAQDRVPVQIQGTLRTVTLRPRGGVPALEAELYDGTGAITLVWLGRRRIAGIVPGRAIRVRGRIGVQHRARVIFNPRYELVS